One segment of Panicum virgatum strain AP13 chromosome 1K, P.virgatum_v5, whole genome shotgun sequence DNA contains the following:
- the LOC120712784 gene encoding histone H4, with protein MSGRGKGGKGLGKGGAKRHRKVLRDNIQGITKPAIRRLARRGGVKRISGLIYEETRGVLKIFLENVIRDAVTYTEHARRKTVTAMDVVYALKRQGRTLYGFGG; from the coding sequence ATGTCTGGGCGCGGCAAGGGCGGCAAGGGGCTGGGCAAGGGCGGCGCCAAGCGCCACCGCAAGGTGCTCCGCGACAACATCCAGGGCATCACCAAGCCGGCGATCCGGAggctggcgaggaggggcggcgtgaaGCGCATCTCCGGGCTCATCTACGAGGAGACCCGCGGCGTGCTCAAGATCTTCCTCGAGAACGTCATCCGCGACGCCGTCACCTACACGGAGCACGCCCGCCGCAAGACCGTCACCGCCATGGACGTCGTCTACGCGCTCAAGCGCCAGGGCCGCACCCTCTACGGATTCGGCGGCTGA
- the LOC120712794 gene encoding uncharacterized protein LOC120712794, with amino-acid sequence MACAGAARKVSAVLYHYPCPDGAFAALAAHLYFSAAARPVRFFPNTVYDPIRSDSLPLDEIEDVYLLDFVGPPGFVEDIAPKVERVTILDHHKTAFESLCGNSTLGQNVTKVIDMQRSGATIAFDFFRNKLLTEASILWGSESDKDVAEIKYVPDNKVETVHKLFKFIEDGDLWRWKIPNSKAFSSGLKDLDIEFNVNANSKLFDQLLELDPEHVISRGQVTLFEKQRLIDDCLGKSYEISLGCGQFGNCLAVDADSISNLRSELGHQLASKSRNLNLRGIGAVVYKVPELNNDQMLKISLRSLEQEDTTSISQEYGGGGHRNASSFMLSITEFDQWKVGAEPSQTKAVEGATAK; translated from the exons ATggcctgcgccggcgccgcgcggaAGGTCTCGGCGGTGCTCTACCACTACCCGTGCCCGGACGGCGCgttcgccgcgctcgccgcccacCTCtacttctccgccgccgcccgccccgtcCGCTTCTTCCCCAACACTGTCTACGACCCCATCCG GAGTGATTCACTTCCATTGGATGAAATAGAAGATGTTTACCTTCTTGATTTTGTGGGACCTCCTGGTTTTGTCGAAGATATAGCCCCTAAGGTTGAAAG AGTAACAATTCTAGACCATCATAAGACTGCTTTTGAGAGTTTGTGTGGGAATTCCACACTGGGGCAAAATGTGACCAAGGTGATAGATATGCAGCGTAGTGGAGCAACAATTGCATTTGACTTCTTTAGAAACAAGCTCTTGACAGAAGCTAGCATTTTATGGGGTAGTGAAAGTGATAAAGATGTAGCTGAGATCAAATACGTACCGGACAACAAGGTTGAAACAGTGCACAAGCTTTTCAAGTTTATTGAAGATGGGGATTTGTGGAGATGGAAAATTCCAAACAGCAAGGCCTTCAGCAGTGGACTAAAAGATCTGGATATTGAATTCAACGTCAATGCAAACAGTAAATTGTTTGATCAG TTGTTGGAGTTGGATCCTGAGCATGTCATTTCCCGCGGACAAGTGACATTGTTTGAGAAACAAAGATTAATAGACGATTGCCTAGGGAAGTCGTATGAAATTTCACTGGGATGTGGCCAGTTTGGGAATTGTCTG GCTGTTGATGCCGATTCTATTTCAAATTTGAGAAGCGAGCTTGGACATCAACTAGCTAGCAAAAGCCGTAATTTGAATCTGag AGGTATTGGGGCTGTTGTATACAAAGTCCCTGAGTTGAATAATGACCAGATGCTGAAAATAAGTCTAAGAAGTTTAGAACAAGAAGACACCACTTCAATCTCTCAG GAATATGGTGGAGGGGGGCATCGGAATGCAAGCTCGTTTATGTTGAGCATTACCGAGTTTGACCAGTGGAAGGTTGGAGCTGAACCTTCTCAAACAAAAG CGGTGGAGGGTGCGACTGCGAAGTGA
- the LOC120712802 gene encoding PH, RCC1 and FYVE domains-containing protein 1-like, protein MAGGFEGRSSSTTTRGVEQAIVSLKKGAHLLKCGKRGKPKFCTVRLSYDERALIWYSNEREKRLCLNSVSSVILGQKTTKLLHLHWPEKEPHSLSVIYNNGDSSLDLVCKDRGQAECWYLGLTALISAPCTPLLLVNSTNRRRINSCTSSPPCYIQQRSRLFAVHDGRNFTKVHSLHGSPRLIQNRYLHSNLDCSEPFFSPRQRAWSEIDSYLEKITPELVNRVKNNLRDIKSAEKIKDQRITQMPKLKQSEGSDAAPDYLKDIFVWGDVLGHMLDHGHVSAANVSLPRLLKSAQIFDVQSIACGEKHAAIVTKQGQVFSWGEEKGGRLGHKTSDSVSHPKIIDSLSSIQVKAIAFGAKHTCAVSVSGELYEWGEGIHSLGLWNDQCQRSQWFPHKLIGTSDCISVSKIACGQWHTAIISSTGQLFTYGDGTFGVLGHGDTCTVAQPKEVESLRGLRTKSVACGPWHTAAIVETSGTPKSSAPGGKLYTWGDADGGKLGHTDKKSKLVPTRVESLVDCDFTQVSCGMSLTVVLTITGVVFTMGSKEHGQLGNPRPENTSICMVEGALKTEFVRDVSCGSFHVAVLTINGKVFTWGKGTEGQLGLGDYIDRRSPTLVEALEDKQVDSITCCSNFTVVVYAHKAISCKEQSVCSSCRLEFRFTRKKHNCYNCGSMFCNSCSSNKVARAALAPDKSKRCRVCDACFNELNKTAGQRKMSSGSKIQQEEPSLTELRTYTPKLSRMLKEANLIMEKMGSAHSPNQRNQELTTLNQVRKQRWGQVDCPNQFKCARDSIAYWLTSKKQGIDVCCIGRMIDPVSRKTATPLPQATNDKRKGQDLMEKILLEEVKQLQSQVTTLAEECQHRSLKVQLYKRELEETWLIVKDEATKCKAAKDIIKILTNQRNALSKKLLDGLVELDNSSIIHDPPDKTIVTGKIPPLNSIRDQCNIEEVDMQSTAPSKTVAVDDSAVHQNGRRASNSSRGFDGGTDSTVPPTDSNGVIEQIERGVYITVVTSPSGKKGIKRIRFSRKHFGEAEAQKWWEENEGRVFARYSSMEYLAT, encoded by the exons ATGGCTGGCGGCTTTGAGGGGAGGAGCTCGTCCACGACAACCAGAGGAGTCGAGCAG GCCATTGTTTCTCTCAAGAAGGGCGCACATCTTCTGAAATGTGGCAAGAGAGGGAAACCCAAATTCTGCACTGTCAGGCTATCTTAT GATGAGAGAGCACTAATATGGTACTCCAATGAGAGAGAAAAACGTTTGTGCTTGAATTCTGTGTCCAGTGTAATTCTTGGACAGAAGACT ACAAAACTTTTGCACCTGCATTGGCCAGAAAAGGAACCTCACTCCCTGTCAGTTATATACAATAACGGTGACTCCTCACTTGACTTG GTCTGCAAAGATAGAGGTCAAGCTGAATGTTGGTATTTAGGCCTTACAGCCCTAATATCAGCACCATGCACCCCACTACTTCTGGTAAATTCAACAAACAGACGTAGGATAAACAGCTGCACAAGTAGCCCTCCCTGCTATATTCAGCAAAGGAGTAGGCTCTTTGCTGTGCACGATGGAAGAAATTTCACAAAG GTACACTCACTACATGGCAGTCCTAGGTTGATACAGAACAGATACTTGCATAGTAATTTGGATTGCTCAGAACCGTTcttttctccaagacagagaGCATGGTCGGAAATTGATTCCTACTTGGAAAAGATTACTCCCGAATTGGTAAATCGAGTGAAAAACAATTTGAGGGACATAAAATCTGCTGAAAAAATTAAGGACCAAAGAATAACGCAAATGCCTAAACTCAAACAATCCGAGGGATCAGATGCAGCACCAGATTATCTGAAGGACATCTTTGTCTGGGGTGATGTTCTGGGTCATATGCTAGATCATGGACATGTTTCAGCAGCTAATGTCTCACTTCCAAGGTTGTTGAAATCAGCACAGATTTTTGATGTGCAGAGTATTGCCTGTGGAGAGAAACACGCAGCAATAGTTACTAAGCAAGGTCAGGTATTCTCATGGGGTGAGGAGAAAGGTGGGAGATTGGGACATAAAACAAGTGATAGTGTCTCTCATCCTAAAATCATTGACTCTCTTTCCTCCATACAGGTGAAAGCTATTGCATTTGGGGCAAAGCACACCTGTGCAGTTTCAGTTTCAGGAGAACTTTATGAATGGGGTGAAGGGATTCATAGCCTAGGGTTGTGGAATGATCAGTGTCAAAGAAGCCAGTGGTTCCCGCATAAACTGATCGGTACTTCGGATTGCATCTCCGTGTCAAAGATTGCATGTGGTCAGTGGCACACAGCTATCATATCTTCCACCGGCCAGCTGTTTACATACGGAGATGGTACATTTGGTGTTCTTGGACATGGTGACACATGTACTGTCGCTCAGCCGAAAGAAGTGGAGTCCTTGAGAGGGTTAAGAACCAAGTCTGTCGCATGTGGGCCATGGCACACAGCTGCTATTGTGGAAACATCAGGAACTCCCAAGAGCAGTGCTCCTGGTGGGAAGCTGTACACATGGGGTGATGCAGATGGAGGGAAGCTGGGACATACTGACAAAAAATCGAAGCTTGTACCAACTCGTGTTGAATCACTCGTTGACTGTGATTTTACTCAGGTATCCTGCGGTATGTCACTAACAGTTGTGCTAACAATAACAGGTGTTGTATTTACTATGGGAAGCAAGGAGCATGGACAATTAGGGAATCCTCGACCTGAGAACACATCTATTTGCATGGTTGAAGGGGCACTTAAGACTGAGTTTGTGAGAGATGTATCCTGCGGCTCTTTCCATGTTGCAGTCTTGACAATTAATGGGAAAGTCTTTACATGGGGCAAAGGCACAGAAGGGCAACTTGGTTTAGGGGATTATATCGACAGGAGGTCCCCAACTTTAGTGGAGGCCCTGGAAGATAAACAGGTGGACAGTATAACTTGTTGCTCCAATTTCACTGTGGTAGTTTATGCGCATAAGGCAATCTCGTGCAAGGAACAATCTGTATGCAGCAGTTGCCGGTTGGAATTTCGGTTTACAAGGAAGAAGCACAACTGCTACAACTGTGGTTCCATGTTCTGCAATTCCTGCAGCAGCAACAAAGTTGCAAGGGCAGCCCTTGCACCAGATAAGAGCAAAAGGTGTCGTGTTTGTGATGCTTGTTTTAATGAGCTGAATAAAACTGCAGGACAAAGAAAAATGAGTTCCGGATCTAAGATCCAACAAGAAGAACCATCTTTAACAGAATTAAGAACATACACACCTAAGTTATCACGCATGCTTAAGGAAGCAAATCTCATCATGGAAAAAATGGGCTCTGCACACAGCCCCAACCAGAGAAATCAGGAATTGACCACTCTGAATCAAGTGCGAAAACAGAGATGGGGACAAGTAGACTGTCCCAATCAATTCAAATGCGCACGAGACAGCATTGCATATTGGTTGACATCAAAGAAACAGGGAATCGATGTTTGTTGTATAGGGAGAATGATTGATCCAGTGTCGCGAAAGACTGCTACCCCTTTGCCACAAGCTACAAATGATAAGAGAAAAGGACAAGATTTGATGGAAAAGATACTTCTGGAAGAAGTGAAACAGCTTCAATCACAG GTAACCACTCTAGCAGAAGAATGCCAGCATAGGAGCTTAAAAGTTCAGTTGTATAAACGAGAACTTGAGGAAACCTGGTTGATTGTCAAGGATGAGGCCACAAAGTGCAAGGCTgcaaaagatataataaagattttaacaaatCAG AGGAATGCTTTATCAAAGAAACTTTTAGACGGTCTGGTGGAACTAGATAATTCCAGTATCATACATGACCCGCCCGACAAAACTATTGTCACTGGCAAAATTCCACCGCTAAACAGCATCAGGGATCAATGCAACATAGAGGAAGTGGATATGCAATCTACTGCACCTTCTAAAACTGTTGCGGTGGATGACTCAGCTGTGCATCAGAATGGTAGAAGAGCCTCCAATAGCAGCAGAGGCTTTGATGGAGGAACAGATAGCACAGTTCCTCCTACTGACTCCAATGGCGTGATCGAGCAAATTGAGCGTGGAGTGTACATTACAGTGGTTACATCCCCCAGTGGTAAGAAGGGAATCAAGCGCATCCGGTTCAG CCGGAAGCATTTTGGAGAGGCGGAGGCGCAGAAATGGTGGGAAGAGAATGAGGGCAGGGTATTTGCAAGGTACAGCAGCATGGAGTACCTGGCAACATAA